A window of Leptolyngbya sp. CCY15150 genomic DNA:
GGAGCCAAGGTCGAGAGTGGTCATGCCGGGGGTGATGGAGCGTTCGAGGAGACGAACGCAGAGGCTGGTGGTGGGATGCAGACCACTGCCGAAGGAGAGGGTGGGTTTGAGGGTGATGGGAATGTCGTTGGCATGGCGGCCGGGGGACTGAAGGGGGCGATCGCTGCTTTGCAACACAACGCGTTGTCCGCAGCGGGTGGCGCTAGTCTGAGCGGTGGCGGGAAGTTCGGCAACGTGATGTTGGCGGAGCAGGCTGGTTTGTCCGGTGCGGTGCAGAGGATGGAGGGCATCGGCGATCGCCTGCACTTGTCCGTTCATCGTGGCGGCTGAGGAAAGGTAGAGGTGCAGGGTGAAGTCCCAATCGGTTGGGTCAGCCTGGGTGCAGTGCGGCTGGATGGCTAGGGGTTGGGTCACTCCATGGGTGGCGAGGAGGGTGCGGATCCAGTCGATGGCTTCGTGGGTGGTGTCTAAGCTGAGTTCAGTCCAGGTCATGCGGTTTTTGGGATGCGTCAACGGGATGTCTAGCGCGGCTAGGCAACCTTGACACTATACAGGGCGATCGCATTATTCTGCATTCAAGCTTTTAAGAATCTTTGCTGATCGGGATTTGCATAACACCCCAAGCAGGATAGCTACACGGACAATTTTCAGCCTAGTCCGCCTTAGGGGAGGTAATATTCAGCTATTAGTCTAGCTAGTCATCTCAAGAGAGATTGTTATGATGATCCAAGGGAGCATATTCGGACTAAAACACAGTTAGGCTTGCTCAGTCATGCAGCTTTTCCCGTTTAATTT
This region includes:
- a CDS encoding 50S ribosomal protein L11 methyltransferase, producing MTWTELSLDTTHEAIDWIRTLLATHGVTQPLAIQPHCTQADPTDWDFTLHLYLSSAATMNGQVQAIADALHPLHRTGQTSLLRQHHVAELPATAQTSATRCGQRVVLQSSDRPLQSPGRHANDIPITLKPTLSFGSGLHPTTSLCVRLLERSITPGMTTLDLGSGSGILSILMAKLGATVLAADNDPIAVQSTRAAVQDNHVADRVTVIQGSLGQGNDLGHWLGGDAIAHQAVLDITPSFDLIVANIFARIHIALAPDFRRALERSPSDHGYLITAGYTDDYEQDVSAALSKAGFIHHHTERMGEWIAQLHQLA